AAATATTTCTACTGCCTGGTTTTACTACTTCGATCCCTTTCTTGCACAACGGGCATTCTTCCGGCGGGCAGGATAATACCTCCGTAACCAGGAGCGCTTCAGTCGTTACACCCAAGTCCACTTTTCCATTGCTCCGGTCAACCAGCACCCCGGCGCCAACTACCTCGCCACCTGACTTCCGGACAACTTCAATGACTTCAAGCACCGAACCGCCGGTAGTAATCACGTCCTCCACCACCAGCACCTTTTCACCGGGATTAATATAAAAACCTCTCCTTAGTTTCATGACGCCGTTTTCCCGTTCGGCAAACATACTGCGGACTCCGAGTGCCCGGGCCACCTCGTAGGACACAATGATACCGCCCATAGCCGGACCGACAACTGCGGAAATCTTCTCGCCGGCAAACCGCCCGGCCAATTCACGGCAAAGAGATTCAGTATGACCGGGATGTTGCAAAACCATAGCGCACTGAAAATACCTGTCGCTGTGACGGCCTGATGTCAACCGGAAATGACCGTTGAGCATCGCTCCGGTTTCTAGAAATATTGACTGAACTTCATCCATTGTAAGCATGATACACCTCTTCACTTAAGTACTCAGAATTCTGACTCCTGTTTTTTCTATTTTATCTCCTCCAGGATAGCCCTAGCCGCTTGCGCCGGATCGGGAGACGCCGTAACCGGCCTGCCTACCACCAGGTAAGTAGCGCCTTGCCGCATAGCTTCGCCAGGAGTCATTATCCTTTTCTGGTCGTTTGCGATTACGCCCGCCGGACGTACGCCGGGTGTAATAATGACAAAATCATTCCCGCACGCTTTTCTTATAGCGGCGATCTCATGAGGCGAAGCGACCACACCGTCCAAACCGGCTTCCCTAGCCATCCTTGCCCATAAAACTACACGCTCCTGGATTGAACCGTTAATACCCACCTCATTGTTAAATACTTCCTGATCGATGCTTGTAAGCACAGTGACGGCGACAATTAAAGGACAGTCTATTCCGGTTTTAGCAGCTTCATCCCGCGCGGCTTTGACGGCTTCCCTCATCATTGTTTTGCCT
This is a stretch of genomic DNA from Pelotomaculum isophthalicicum JI. It encodes these proteins:
- the pyrE gene encoding orotate phosphoribosyltransferase — its product is MLTMDEVQSIFLETGAMLNGHFRLTSGRHSDRYFQCAMVLQHPGHTESLCRELAGRFAGEKISAVVGPAMGGIIVSYEVARALGVRSMFAERENGVMKLRRGFYINPGEKVLVVEDVITTGGSVLEVIEVVRKSGGEVVGAGVLVDRSNGKVDLGVTTEALLVTEVLSCPPEECPLCKKGIEVVKPGSRNI
- the pyrF gene encoding orotidine-5'-phosphate decarboxylase; translation: MSLIKNPLIIALDVDTIEEASVLVDKLSPYAGAFKVGMQLYNYEGPEVIRILKEKNVAIFIDLKLHDIPNTVAGAARVLTRHGVSILNVHAAGGKTMMREAVKAARDEAAKTGIDCPLIVAVTVLTSIDQEVFNNEVGINGSIQERVVLWARMAREAGLDGVVASPHEIAAIRKACGNDFVIITPGVRPAGVIANDQKRIMTPGEAMRQGATYLVVGRPVTASPDPAQAARAILEEIK